A window of Silurus meridionalis isolate SWU-2019-XX chromosome 4, ASM1480568v1, whole genome shotgun sequence contains these coding sequences:
- the zgc:171704 gene encoding ras-related and estrogen-regulated growth inhibitor-like protein codes for MVVQVKTNLPQYSKAMDGNQNKVETNILLLGAENVGKSALTVRFLTKRFIGEYGDIESIYSHIDKIDGREISFNIWDSLYPQSCESSESVSEEQLRWADGIVLVYSICDRASFEVVQQQVALIQKLSSSTSSPVPKVVVGNKRDLQHRRAVSSEEGRLLAQSAGCGFFEVSAAEAYHGVLPVFHGLHELIKGTKGVKKGTAGIMGIMRTVSAVFSKKRE; via the exons ATGGTTGTTCAAGTCAAAACGAACTTACCCCAGTACAGCAAAGCAATGGATGGAAACCAAAATAAAGTGGAAACAAACATCCTGCTTCTTGGTGCCGAAAATGTCGGGAAATCGG CTCTTACTGTGCGGTTTCTTACCAAAAGATTTATTGGTGAATATGGTGATATTG AGTCAATATACAGTCACATTGACAAAATTGATGGACGGGAGATCTCTTTCAACATCTGGGACTCCCTGTATCCACAG AGCTGTGAAAGCTCCGAGTCAGTGAGTGAGGAGCAGCTCCGCTGGGCAGATGGCATCGTGCTTGTCTACAGCATCTGTGACCGTGCCAGCTTCGAAGTGGTGCAGCAGCAGGTCGCACTTATACAGAAGCTGTCCTCTTCTACCAGTTCCCCAGTGCCCAAGGTGGTGGTCGGCAACAAGCGGGACCTGCAGCATCGTCGAGCTGTCTCAAGCGAGGAAGGGAGACTACTTGCGCAATCAGCAGGTTGTGGCTTCTTCGAGGTTTCAGCTGCCGAGGCATATCATGGTGTTCTGCCTGTCTTTCATGGACTGCATGAGCTCATAAAGGGAACCAAGGGTGTCAAGAAAGGAACGGCTGGTATTATGGGCATTATGAGGACTGTGTCTGCTGTATTCAGCAAGAAACGAGAGTAG